ATGATCGCGTCCCGATAGCTCCCGGTCAGCTGGTAGGTGATCCCGAACAGCAGGGGTCCCAGCCAGCTCATGCCCCGATCGCTCATCTCGTACGCCGAGAAGTATTCGGCCTCCTTGCCGGGCGGTACGAGATGGGAGAACAGGGAGCGGGACAGGGCCTGGCTGCCGCCGAGGACGAGACCGATCCCGGCGGCCAGCACGAAGAACCACACCGGTGCTCCGGCGGGCAGGAAGTACCCGGCCGCCAACGTCACCGTCCACGCCACCAGCGAGCCGAGGATCGTCCGCTTGGCTCCGTAGACGCGGGCCAGTCGGCCCATCCCGAGCGCGCCCGCGACCGCGAGCACCTGGACCAGCAGCACCGCGCCGATGAGCGTCGACTGGCCGAGGTCCAGTTCCTCGGAGCCGTAGACCGACGCCTGGGAGATCACGGTCTGGATGCCGTCGTTGTAGACGAGGTACGCCAACAGGAACGCCAGCGTCAGCGGGTGGCGGCGCATGTCGCGGACGGTGGCCGCCAGCTGCCGGACGCCCGGCGCCGTCGCCTCCCTCGCCGGTACCCGGCGGTCGCGCAGCCGCCGTAGCGGTACCAGGGTGAAGGCGCCCCACCACAGGCCCGCCGAGGCCAGACAGATCCGGACGGCCATGCCCTCCGAGAGGCCGAAGGAGTCGTGGCCGGTGTAGAGGATCAGGTTCACGATCAGGACGAGGGAGCCCGCCGCGTAGCCGAAGGCCCAGCCCCGGGAGGAGACCGCGTCACGCTCCTCGGGCGGGGCTATCTGCGGCAGATAGGAGTTGTAGAGCATCGTCCCGACGGCCGACGCCGCGTTCGCGACGATCAGCAGCACGCCGCCGAGCAGATAGCGGTCGCCGCCGAGGAAGAACATGGCCGTCGTGGCCGCGGCTCCGGTGTAGGCGGCGGCTGCCAGGAGCGGTTTCTTGCGGCCCGTGCGGTCGGCCGCCGCGCCCACCAGGGGCATCACGAGGACGGCCGCGATCACCGACAGGGACACCGAGTAGGCGAAGAAGGACCCCGCGCGCACCGGGATGCCCAGGGGGTGGACATAGCCGTCGACGTCGGCGGCGTCCTTGGCCACCGACGTCAGATAGGGGCCGAGGAACACGGTGAGCACGCTCGTCGAGTAGACGGAGCACGCCCAGTCGTAGAAGTACCAGCCGCGCTGTTCGCGCCGCCGGTCGGCGGCCTCTGCCACCAGGGTGTCCGTGCCCATCCCGCCCCTCGCTGGTCCCGCGCGCGGGTCGCGGTTCCGGGGGCGGGAGGTCGGTCAGACCCAGACGCCGCGGTCCTCCATGACCTTGCGCAACGTGTCGATGTGATCGGTCATGATGCCATCGACTCCCAGGTCCAGAAGACGGTGCATGCGATCGGGATCGTTGATGGTCCACACGTGCACGTGCAGCCCGCGCGCGTGGGCGGCGCGGACGAAACGGTGGTCGACGACCTGGATGCCCGACTGGGCCTCCGGCACCTGGGCGGCGACCGCGGAGCGGCGCAGCGCGGCCGGGACGCCCCAGGAGCGCAGCCGCAGATTGAGCACGCCTCGGGTGCCGTAGGAGGTGGCCAGGCGCGGGCCCGCCAGCCGCTGTGCGCGCATGACCCGGGCCTCGGAGAACGAGCCGACGCAGACGCGGTCCCAGGTGTCGGTGCGCTCGACGAGGTCGAGGAAGGGGTGGAGCGCCGACTCCGTCTTCAGGTCGACGTTCCAGCGCGCGTCCGGGAAGGTCTCCAGGAGCTCCTCGAACAGCGGCACCGGTTCCCTGCCCGCCACGCGCGCGTGGCTCACGTCCGTCCAGGACAGGTCCTCGATCCGGCCCGCCCCGTCCGTCATCCGGTCCAGCGTCGGGTCGTGGAAGGCGACGAGCTTCCCGTCCGCCGTGGCGTGGACGTCGGTCTCCAGATACCGGTAGCCCGTCTCCACCGCCCGCCGGAACTGCGGCAGGGTGTTCTCCAGGCCGTCCGCCGCCCCGCCCCGGTGGGCGAAGGGGATCGGGCCGGGATGGTCGAGGTAGGGGTGGCGTATCCGGGTGCTCACCGACGCAGTATCGCCCGCCGGGGTTGCCCGCCGGCAACGACCGTGCTGCCGCCCGATGCCGACGGGACGTCGAAGACCCTCAGGAAGAACTGGGCGAGGGGGCCGATGGCGACCGCGTACAGCACCGTTCCCACGCCGATCGTGCCGCCGAGGAGGAAGCCGGTCACGACGACCGTGATCTCGACGGCCGTCCGCATCAGCCGGACGGAGTGTCCCGTGCGCCGGTGCAGACCGGTCATCAGGCCGTCCCGGGGGCCGGGTCCGAAGCGGGCGGCGATGTAGAGGCCGGTCGCCACGCCGTTCAGGACGATGCCGGCGACAAGGAAGGGGATCCGCACGGCCAGGGTGTGGGCCTCGGGGACCGCCGCGAGGGTGCCGTCCATCACGACGCCGATCACGAAGACGTTGGAGACGGTGCCGAGGCCGGGCCGCTGGCGCAGCGGGATCCACAGGAACAGCACGGCCGCGCCCACGACGATCGACACGACCCCGATCGTCAGCCCGGTCAGCTCGGCGAGGCCCTGGTGCAGCACGTTCCAGGGTTCAAGGCCCAGGCCCGCCTCGACGAGCAGCGCGGAACTCGCTCCGTAGAGGGCGAGACCGACGTACAGCTGGATCAGCCGACGCCCGAGTCGGCTCTGTGCGGACAAGTGGTGCCCCTTGTGGTCGTGGTGGCCTGCTCCATGACACCCTGGGGCTTGGGTGGAAGCCTCATCCATGGCCAATTCTGGGAAGGTGGACTGATTTCCATGGCGCAGTGGACCTCGGCGGTGGGACCGGCGCAGCTCGCGCGGCTGCTCAACTCCCAGCAGGACCGCCCCGCGGGCCCCGGCACCCGCCGCCCGCCCGCCTACCGCGCCCTGGCCGACGGCATCCGACTGCTGGTCCTGGAGGGCCGCGTCCCGGTGGCCGCCCGCCTGCCCGCGGAACGCGAACTGGCCCTGTCCCTGTCCGTCAGCCGTACGACGGTGGCGGCGGCCTACGAGGCGCTGCGCACGGAGGGGTTCCTGGAGTCACGGCGCGGGGCGGGAAGCTGGACGGCGGTACCGGCCGGCAACCCGCTGCCCGCGCGCGGGCTGGAGCCCCTGCCGCCCGAGGCCCTGGGCTCGATGATCGACCTCGGCTGCGCGGCCCTGCCGGCGCCCGAGCCGTGGCTGACCCGAGCGGTGCAGGGCGCCCTGGAGGAGCTGCCGCCGTACGCCCACACGCACGGCGACTACCCCGCAGGCCTGCCCGCGCTGCGCTCGATGATCGCCGAGCGGTACACCGCGCGGGGCATCCCGACCATGCCCGAGCAGATCATGGTGACGACCGGCGCGATGGGAGCCATCGACGCCATCTGCCATCTCTTCGGGGGGCGAGGCGAACGCATCGCCGTCGAGTCGCCGTCGTACGCCAACATCCTCCAGCTGATGCGGGAGGCGGGCGCGCGGCTGGTGCCGGTCGCGATGGCCGACGGGCTCGCCGGATGGGACATGGACCGCTGGCGCCAGGTGCTGCGGGACGCGGCGCCCCGGATCGCCTATGTCGTCGCCGACTTCCACAACCCGACCGGCGCGCTCGCCGGCGACGACCAGCGGCGGCAACTGGTCGACGCGGCGCGCTCCGCGGGGACCGTGCTGGTCGCCGACGAGACGATGACGGAGCTGTGGCTGGAGGACGTCGAGATGCCGCGGCCGGTCTGCGGCTTCGACCCCGCGGGCTCCACCGTGATCACCGTCGGCTCGGCCAGCAAGGCGTTCTGGGCGGGGATGCGGATCGGGTGGGTGCGGGCCGCGCCGGACGTGATCCGCAGCCTCGTCGCCGCGCGGGCCTACGCGGATCTGGGCACGCCGGTGCTGGAGCAGCTGGCGGTGAACTGGCTGTTCAGCACCGGCGGCTGGGAACAGGCCGTACAGGTGCGGCGGGAGCAGGCCCTGGAGAACCGGGAGGCCTTGGTGACGGCGATGCGCAGGGAACTGCCGACCTGGGAGTTCGACGTGCCGCGCGGCGGTCTGACCCTGTGGGTAAGGGCGGGCGGGCTGTCCGGATCGCGGCTGGCCGAGGCGGGGGAGCGGGTGGGCGTACGAGTG
This DNA window, taken from Streptomyces sp. NBC_00663, encodes the following:
- a CDS encoding MFS transporter, with the translated sequence MGTDTLVAEAADRRREQRGWYFYDWACSVYSTSVLTVFLGPYLTSVAKDAADVDGYVHPLGIPVRAGSFFAYSVSLSVIAAVLVMPLVGAAADRTGRKKPLLAAAAYTGAAATTAMFFLGGDRYLLGGVLLIVANAASAVGTMLYNSYLPQIAPPEERDAVSSRGWAFGYAAGSLVLIVNLILYTGHDSFGLSEGMAVRICLASAGLWWGAFTLVPLRRLRDRRVPAREATAPGVRQLAATVRDMRRHPLTLAFLLAYLVYNDGIQTVISQASVYGSEELDLGQSTLIGAVLLVQVLAVAGALGMGRLARVYGAKRTILGSLVAWTVTLAAGYFLPAGAPVWFFVLAAGIGLVLGGSQALSRSLFSHLVPPGKEAEYFSAYEMSDRGMSWLGPLLFGITYQLTGSYRDAIISLVAFFAIGFVLLARVPVRQAIGDAGNPVPEKI
- a CDS encoding glycerophosphodiester phosphodiesterase, with amino-acid sequence MSTRIRHPYLDHPGPIPFAHRGGAADGLENTLPQFRRAVETGYRYLETDVHATADGKLVAFHDPTLDRMTDGAGRIEDLSWTDVSHARVAGREPVPLFEELLETFPDARWNVDLKTESALHPFLDLVERTDTWDRVCVGSFSEARVMRAQRLAGPRLATSYGTRGVLNLRLRSWGVPAALRRSAVAAQVPEAQSGIQVVDHRFVRAAHARGLHVHVWTINDPDRMHRLLDLGVDGIMTDHIDTLRKVMEDRGVWV
- the yczE gene encoding membrane protein YczE translates to MSAQSRLGRRLIQLYVGLALYGASSALLVEAGLGLEPWNVLHQGLAELTGLTIGVVSIVVGAAVLFLWIPLRQRPGLGTVSNVFVIGVVMDGTLAAVPEAHTLAVRIPFLVAGIVLNGVATGLYIAARFGPGPRDGLMTGLHRRTGHSVRLMRTAVEITVVVTGFLLGGTIGVGTVLYAVAIGPLAQFFLRVFDVPSASGGSTVVAGGQPRRAILRR
- a CDS encoding SCO1417 family MocR-like transcription factor, with product MAQWTSAVGPAQLARLLNSQQDRPAGPGTRRPPAYRALADGIRLLVLEGRVPVAARLPAERELALSLSVSRTTVAAAYEALRTEGFLESRRGAGSWTAVPAGNPLPARGLEPLPPEALGSMIDLGCAALPAPEPWLTRAVQGALEELPPYAHTHGDYPAGLPALRSMIAERYTARGIPTMPEQIMVTTGAMGAIDAICHLFGGRGERIAVESPSYANILQLMREAGARLVPVAMADGLAGWDMDRWRQVLRDAAPRIAYVVADFHNPTGALAGDDQRRQLVDAARSAGTVLVADETMTELWLEDVEMPRPVCGFDPAGSTVITVGSASKAFWAGMRIGWVRAAPDVIRSLVAARAYADLGTPVLEQLAVNWLFSTGGWEQAVQVRREQALENREALVTAMRRELPTWEFDVPRGGLTLWVRAGGLSGSRLAEAGERVGVRVPSGPRFGVDGAFEGYVRLPFTVGGAVADEAAARLAAAARIVESGGTGGGEAPRTFVA